The following proteins are encoded in a genomic region of Dioscorea cayenensis subsp. rotundata cultivar TDr96_F1 chromosome 8, TDr96_F1_v2_PseudoChromosome.rev07_lg8_w22 25.fasta, whole genome shotgun sequence:
- the LOC120266731 gene encoding uncharacterized protein LOC120266731, with protein sequence MDDFGRSSPIVFSSGGADDSILSGGEPSSQAGSAAGSFQNDGLLSGFATPSGDATGISDADFGFQRPDFGRDHLVGTVQEYDRHVFLCYKTPFVWPSHLEAPESDRLPRLLSAALAARMPDIKRKTRLTICEGEDGTESSNGDILIFPDMIRYRQLTHFDVDNFVEEVLVKDTEWLSGAVETLTGSYVFVCAHGSRDRRCGACGPVLVQKFRQEINSRSLQEQVFVSPCTHIGGHKYAGNVIIFSPNSSGEVTGHWYGYVTPDDVRALLEQHIGKGEILDRLWRGQMGLSEEEQRKSLELRLKLNSGATDDKISSESMQSASETNSSMNGVKASAASGCPGMENSGCCQNGAMKEKLENNPIVEDDAQMIMEKKSNKESKANNSKGASARKPCPMPTWYECWEREDTYAVFAVVAALASVAVAYGYYRQLK encoded by the exons ATGGACGACTTCGGTCGCTCTTCGCCGATCGTCTTCTCCAGCGGCGGCGCCGACGACTCCATCCTCTCCGGCGGCGAGCCTAGTTCCCAAGCCGGAAGCGCTGCTGGGAGCTTTCAGAACGATGGACTGCTTTCCGGGTTCGCTACCCCTTCCGGCGACGCGACAGGCATCAGCGACGCCGATTTCGGGTTCCAGCGCCCTGATTTCGGCCGTGACCATCTGGTGGGCACCGTCCAGGAGTACGATCGCCATGTCTTTCTCTGCTACAAGACTCCTTTTGTGTGGCCTTCCCACCTTGAGGCTCCCGAGTCCGACCGCCTCCCTCGCCTCCTCTCCGCCGCCCTCGCAGCTCGAATGCCTGATATCAAACGCAAG ACACGCTTGACCATATGTGAAGGAGAGGACGGAACTGAATCATCAAATGGAGATATATTGATCTTTCCAGACATGATCAGATACAG GCAATTGACACATTTTGATGTCGATAATTTTGTCGAAGAAGTTCTTGTCAAAGACACTGAGTGGCTCTCTGGAGCAGTTGAGACGCTGACAGGTTCCTATGTTTTTGTATGTGCTCATGGAAGCCGTGATAGGAGGTGTGGTGCTTGTGGGCCTGTTCTCGTTCAAAAATTTAGACAAGAGATTAACTCACGAAGCCTTCAAGAACAAGTTTTTGTTAGTCCTTGCACACATATCGGGGGTCACAAGTATGCTGGAAATGTCATCATATTTAGCCCAAATAGTAGTGGAGAAGTGACTGGTCATTG GTATGGATACGTTACCCCAGATGATGTCCGTGCATTGCTTGAACAGCATATTGGAAAAGGTGAAATTTTAGACCGTCTTTGGAG GGGCCAAATGGGCTTGTCAGAAGAGGAACAGAGAAAATCGCTAGAACTTCGCCTTAAACTGAATTCTGGGGCCACAGATGATAAAATTTCTTCAGAGTCCATGCAATCCGCTTCTGAAACCAATAGCTCAATGAATGGCGTAAAGGCCTCCGCAGCTAGTGGCTGTCCGGGAATGGAAAACTCAGGTTGTTGCCAGAATGGTGCCATGAaggaaaaattggaaaataatcCAATAGTTGAGGATGATGCCCAGATGATTATGGAGAAGAAGAGCAACAAGGAAAGCAAGGCCAATAACAGCAAAGGCGCCAGTGCTCGAAAGCCATGTCCAATGCCAACTTGGTACGAGTGCTGGGAACGTGAGGATACCTATGCTGTTTTTGCTGTTGTTGCAGCTTTGGCATCAGTTGCTGTTGCTTACGGCTATTATAGGCAACTCAAATGA
- the LOC120266730 gene encoding WEB family protein At5g55860-like, with protein sequence MAIKAPQKAFDVRKEVGEIDTSAPFQSVRAAVNLFGEVAFSAARTFSPKTKPLLAERSLGSETELQLAQNELNKYKERLRKSETTRGQALTELDLTKRTVEDLNQKLNSINKSKELTKTQTKQLKEVGSGNHNGKNDAWKHELDNMTKQYAVAIAELDVAKQELSRIKKDFDASLEAKVAAIQQEVEAKELSDVNKDKASQFSCEIAATQESLKRAKLALLQTQQDESKVLSEKNGSRQSYRHKLEETEKKLSALKKEFDPQVYLNLRTRLNEEHAEIGAVQRQIKHAKDSELESVTNVTKELDDAKGVLKRVAEEDLSLRNLVDSLKLELEAVKKEHAEVKEKDAETESIAAELHAKLHYGKLELEAATIMQSKASSAHDDLMATLKQLSTESENARMEAEEFTSNVSELRSEADTSRALLNEMEKKLEVALKDAEAAKEAEAKAANQIKILSDKANVARSSTSESGSSISISREEYNSLSQKVEACEKVAEMKVAAAMAQVEAIRASENSAIKKLEAARKKMEEIELATGEALRRAEMAEAAKKMVQGELRRWREKEQKAADTASIILVETPMPAGPSSSRKKTQRAKSMGDAKEIQTTEKNSMPKKKLIPSFSSLLGRKKGQVDNEFASYLPGEKQE encoded by the exons ATGGCAATCAAAGCTCCTCAAAAGGCATTTGATGTAAGAAAAGAGGTTGGAGAGATAGATACGAGTGCGCCTTTTCAGTCTGTCCGAGCTGCTGTCAATTTATTCGGGGAGGTTGCATTTTCAGCGGCGAGAACGTTTTCGCCGAAAACAAAGCCTCTCCTTGCAGAG aGGAGTTTGGGAAGTGAGACAGAGCTTCAGTTGGCACAAAATGAGTTGAACAAGTACAAGGAACGTCTGAGAAAATCGGAAACAACTCGAGGGCAAGCACTCACTGAACTAGATTTGACTAAAAGAACAGTTGAGGATCTAAACCAGAAACTCAACAGTATAAATAAATCCAAAGAGTTGACAAAGACTCAAACTAAGCAACTCAAAGAAGTTGGTTCCGGTAATCACAACGGCAAGAATGATGCTTGGAAACATGAACTGGATAACATGACAAAACAATATGCAGTTGCCATTGCGGAGCTTGATGTTGCTAAACAAGAATTATCGAGAATCAAGAAAGATTTTGATGCATCCCTGGAAGCGAAAGTTGCAGCGATTCAGCAAGAGGTGGAAGCTAAGGAGTTATCAGATGTTAACAAAGATAAGGCAAGCCAATTCTCCTGTGAAATTGCAGCTACACAAGAATCTCTCAAGCGAGCTAAGCTTGCTCTTCTACAGACACAGCAAGACGAATCAAAAGTTCTTTCTGAGAAAAATGGTAGCAGGCAGTCCTACCGACATAAATTAGAAGAGACGGAGAAGAAGCTCTCAGCTCTGAAGAAAGAGTTTGATCCTCAAGTTTATCTTAATCTGCGGACAAGACTCAATGAAGAACATGCTGAGATTGGTGCTGTTCAAAGGCAGATAAAACATGCCAAGGATTCAGAATTGGAGTCTGTCACTAATGTGACAAAGGAGTTGGATGATGCTAAAGGGGTGTTGAAAAGAGTAGCAGAAGAGGACTTATCACTTCGAAACTTAGTCGACTCCCTGAAGCTGGAACTAGAAGCTGTGAAGAAGGAGCATGCAGAAGTGAAAGAGAAAGATGCAGAAACTGAGTCTATTGCCGCAGAACTTCATGCCAAGCTTCATTACGGCAAATTGGAACTTGAGGCTGCCACAATTATGCAATCAAAAGCATCTTCAGCACATGATGACTTGATGGCAACCTTAAAACAGCTCTCCACTGAATCAGAAAATGCGAGAATGGAAGCAGAAGAATTTACAAGCAATGTTAGTGAGTTGAGAAGTGAAGCTGACACATCCCGGGCTTTGCTGAATGAAATGGAGAAGAAATTAGAAGTTGCTTTGAAGGATGCAGAAGCAGCAAAAGAAGCCGAGGCGAAAGCAGCCAACCAGATAAAGATATTATCGGACAAAGCAAATGTAGCTCGATCATCAACTTCAGAATCTGGTTCTAGCATTAGTATCTCAAGGGAGGAGTACAACTCTTTGAGTCAAAAAGTGGAAGCTTGTGAGAAGGTGGCAGAAATGAAAGTGGCTGCTGCCATGGCTCAGGTGGAAGCTATAAGAGCTAGTGAAAATTCGGCAATTAAGAAACTAGAGGCAGCTCGGAAGAAGATGGAAGAGATTGAGCTGGCCACGGGTGAGGCATTGAGGAGAGCTGAAATGGCAGAGGCTGCGAAGAAGATGGTACAAGGGGAGTTGAGAAGGTGGCGCGAAAAGGAACAGAAAGCTGCTGATACCGCTTCTATTATATTAGTTGAGACACCAATGCCTGCTGGGCCATCATCGTCGAGAAAGAAGACACAGAGGGCAAAATCAATGGGAGATGCCAAAGAAATACAAACTACTGAGAAGAACTCAATGCCGAAAAAGAAGCTTATTCCCAGTTTTAGCAGTTTACTCGGCAGAAAGAAGGGCCAGGTTGATAATGAATTTGCATCTTATCTTCCTGGAGAAAAACAAGAGTGA